In Rhodothermales bacterium, a single window of DNA contains:
- a CDS encoding DUF4835 family protein, with product MHGVESSTRPIRRIVASIAVVLVLAGLSVTRSHAQEFNCTVAVNYSSLTGTDYSFLDDLRQRVFEYVNQRQWTEDRYRDFERIDCSIQIVMTEAISLTRFRARLVLASRRPIFGTGQQSTVLQLSDEAWVFDYAQGSPLIFEPDRYHSITSVLNFYAYIMLGFDYDTFSRMGGDPHFERARRISEIAQSSGAVGWSSMGGDVSRGQLISDIMNPRFRSLREGYFDYHFESLDHFIRDPERARTVLVDLLNNLASLREDVSRAYYLDQFFSSKYGEIAAMLKGSTQANQAFDALSKMDPAHISDYEAMLN from the coding sequence ATGCACGGTGTCGAATCGTCCACTCGTCCCATAAGACGCATAGTCGCGTCGATCGCGGTCGTTCTTGTCCTGGCAGGCCTGTCTGTGACCAGGAGTCATGCGCAGGAATTCAATTGCACTGTCGCGGTCAATTATTCCAGCCTTACAGGCACGGACTACAGTTTTCTGGACGACCTCCGTCAACGGGTGTTCGAATACGTGAACCAGCGCCAGTGGACAGAGGACCGTTACCGGGATTTCGAACGGATTGACTGTTCCATCCAGATCGTCATGACGGAGGCCATATCCTTGACGCGTTTCCGGGCGCGTCTGGTGCTGGCCTCACGACGTCCTATCTTTGGAACAGGTCAACAGTCCACCGTTCTGCAGTTGAGTGATGAAGCGTGGGTTTTCGATTATGCACAGGGATCCCCGCTGATCTTTGAACCCGACCGATACCACTCCATCACGTCGGTTCTCAACTTCTATGCATACATAATGCTGGGCTTCGACTACGATACCTTCAGTCGCATGGGAGGGGATCCGCATTTTGAACGGGCGCGCCGGATATCCGAGATTGCCCAGAGCAGTGGTGCTGTAGGCTGGTCGTCCATGGGCGGAGACGTCAGCCGCGGCCAACTCATCTCGGATATCATGAATCCCCGGTTCCGCTCACTGCGGGAAGGATACTTTGACTACCATTTTGAATCCCTGGATCACTTCATTCGCGACCCGGAGCGCGCCAGGACGGTTCTGGTTGACCTGCTGAACAATCTTGCCAGCCTGCGCGAGGACGTATCCCGCGCCTACTATCTGGATCAGTTCTTCTCCAGCAAATATGGAGAGATTGCAGCCATGTTGAAGGGCTCCACGCAGGCAAACCAGGCTTTTGACGCCTTGTCCAAAATGGACCCTGCCCATATTTCCGACTATGAAGCCATGCTGAACTGA
- a CDS encoding BamA/TamA family outer membrane protein, translated as MRTATTFLLLFLLWMSFGRTHAQVISVYDVLNRPPGVTYQELRHASWRVIFQDGSREQAEELLWTLNETFGAVDSLVGDGHPPSLTVVLNDYNDRGNGYVTSFPFKSEIESTAISGRGLSTRNSNWTRLVTTHELVHAVQADARHGFGMASLIRPFAPDLARSMNMWMPKGWLEGLAVVHESTFERGGGRLNHPYFSMQFRAGMDRGWTLAQMLEPPSYHRPFNRFYLGGTLYTEFVLQTYGTEAVRRASAWQGRLPFMGFGTVMRLATGDWPDAQMDRMRVWYDSTYGHRTPVHPEGATVFGRTGLVHRNPQWLNDKTVLVYAFAYNVARGLFTVDAESGKRKRLTVQETSEDAVFSVDDTGHVHYSRYERHPVSAIAWTSRSFSVDRNGDTTVHPGSDHTLNPVRVRDGSVWAIRTRGAFSDIVSLDDPTRTVASLPRVRMERMAPRPASDSVAVVAHFEGQQGLFLAWDGQFRPWFGFRNASIYDASWSADGEWLLFTADLSGTLQVHALRMDDGRIFRVTDDVYAAMEPSFSPDGRRLAYVVYRDERFDLVIDRVQPEKWLELGTLASLVDWPEGRVENAALQIGSYADLPSRPYSTFRNLTFRSVFPVLYPAVERDRDADARLGVGAGLGFHGTDPLQKVSWYGEVFIQNGRPWGTTGVSTSAGAVFPTLRFSRRPETIQALDNQGQARRAIRDRLSASAGIVIPRVFRQNVSQSSARLGLFVSHRTDRILDDDLRQITDAFSRWSFTPSATFSWRIQQNPRDIIPRSGTVLRWIGEFDLEAKRFPKRKAWISRLDQYVPIGGRTNTGIRLTSGILHQNVASVFNLDGFRPRGWEDGFVGSGDFLQYGMEVRQPVWFVDNGFVTIPVFMKMAYLFGFTERLHDLRAWDRHFGSAGFGLGLETRLAHVVALDLQWRWAYRFEDREWRSDFTFIDSIP; from the coding sequence ATGCGCACCGCCACGACCTTCCTGTTACTGTTTCTGCTCTGGATGTCCTTTGGGCGTACGCACGCCCAGGTCATATCCGTTTATGACGTCCTTAACAGGCCGCCGGGTGTAACCTACCAGGAACTGCGGCATGCCTCATGGCGCGTCATCTTCCAGGACGGATCGCGCGAGCAGGCAGAGGAACTGCTGTGGACGTTGAATGAAACGTTCGGTGCGGTGGATTCATTGGTCGGAGACGGACACCCACCGTCTCTCACGGTGGTCCTGAACGATTACAACGACCGGGGCAACGGCTACGTTACGTCGTTTCCGTTCAAATCCGAAATCGAATCAACGGCCATTTCCGGACGTGGATTGTCTACGCGGAATTCAAACTGGACACGGTTGGTAACCACCCATGAACTGGTCCACGCCGTGCAGGCGGACGCCCGGCATGGTTTCGGAATGGCTTCCCTCATCCGGCCGTTTGCGCCCGATCTGGCAAGGTCCATGAACATGTGGATGCCCAAAGGCTGGCTGGAGGGACTGGCCGTTGTGCATGAAAGTACGTTTGAACGTGGAGGCGGCCGGCTCAATCACCCCTACTTCAGCATGCAGTTCCGTGCCGGAATGGACCGCGGATGGACACTCGCTCAAATGTTGGAGCCACCGAGCTACCATCGTCCCTTCAACCGGTTCTATCTCGGTGGCACCCTGTACACGGAGTTTGTCCTGCAGACCTATGGCACGGAAGCCGTACGGAGGGCCTCGGCTTGGCAGGGGCGCCTCCCGTTCATGGGCTTCGGAACCGTCATGCGGTTGGCCACGGGCGATTGGCCGGATGCACAGATGGACCGGATGCGTGTCTGGTATGACTCTACCTATGGACACCGTACACCGGTCCATCCCGAGGGGGCCACGGTATTCGGGCGAACGGGATTGGTGCATCGCAACCCACAATGGCTGAATGATAAGACCGTCCTCGTGTACGCATTCGCCTACAACGTGGCACGGGGTCTTTTCACGGTGGATGCAGAAAGTGGCAAGCGAAAACGTCTGACCGTGCAAGAGACGAGTGAGGATGCGGTATTCAGCGTGGATGACACGGGCCATGTCCACTATTCCCGGTACGAACGGCATCCGGTCTCGGCCATTGCGTGGACATCCCGCTCATTCAGCGTGGACCGGAACGGGGATACGACCGTGCATCCCGGGAGTGACCACACGCTGAATCCGGTTCGCGTTCGGGACGGGAGCGTCTGGGCCATCCGGACGCGGGGGGCATTTTCGGACATCGTGTCCCTGGATGACCCAACGCGCACGGTGGCTAGCCTGCCCCGTGTCCGGATGGAGAGGATGGCTCCTCGCCCTGCCTCGGATTCCGTCGCCGTTGTCGCCCACTTCGAGGGCCAGCAAGGCCTGTTCCTGGCATGGGACGGCCAGTTCCGGCCGTGGTTCGGATTCCGCAACGCCAGCATTTACGATGCATCGTGGAGTGCGGACGGAGAATGGCTCCTGTTCACGGCCGACCTTTCGGGCACGCTGCAGGTCCATGCTCTCCGGATGGATGACGGTCGCATTTTCAGGGTCACGGATGACGTGTACGCAGCCATGGAACCATCCTTTTCACCGGATGGCCGTCGTCTGGCCTATGTCGTATACAGGGACGAACGCTTCGATCTGGTGATTGACCGCGTCCAACCGGAAAAATGGCTCGAATTGGGCACGCTTGCGTCACTTGTGGATTGGCCGGAAGGACGAGTCGAAAATGCGGCCTTGCAAATCGGGTCCTACGCAGACCTTCCTTCCAGGCCTTATTCCACGTTCCGGAATCTGACCTTCCGGTCCGTATTTCCAGTCCTGTATCCAGCCGTGGAAAGAGATCGCGACGCAGATGCTCGGTTGGGTGTCGGTGCCGGGTTGGGCTTCCACGGCACCGATCCGCTCCAGAAGGTGAGTTGGTACGGAGAGGTGTTCATCCAGAATGGACGGCCCTGGGGTACGACCGGAGTCAGTACGAGTGCCGGGGCCGTATTTCCGACGCTCCGGTTCTCGAGACGTCCCGAAACCATCCAAGCGCTGGACAACCAGGGTCAGGCCCGCCGGGCCATCCGTGACCGATTGTCCGCTTCGGCGGGCATCGTGATCCCCCGGGTATTCCGCCAGAATGTTTCGCAGTCCTCTGCGCGCCTCGGCCTGTTTGTTTCGCATCGGACCGATCGGATCCTGGATGATGATCTTCGACAGATCACCGATGCCTTTTCACGCTGGTCATTTACTCCGTCGGCCACGTTTTCCTGGCGGATCCAGCAGAATCCGAGGGATATCATTCCCCGATCCGGAACCGTCCTGCGCTGGATAGGGGAGTTTGATCTGGAAGCCAAACGATTTCCTAAAAGGAAAGCCTGGATTTCCCGATTGGACCAGTACGTGCCCATCGGGGGACGAACCAATACGGGGATCCGCCTGACGTCCGGCATCCTGCACCAGAACGTAGCATCGGTTTTCAATCTGGATGGTTTCCGTCCGCGGGGTTGGGAAGACGGTTTCGTCGGGTCGGGCGATTTCCTGCAATACGGGATGGAGGTCCGGCAACCGGTATGGTTCGTGGACAATGGGTTTGTCACGATACCCGTATTCATGAAAATGGCCTACCTGTTCGGGTTCACGGAACGATTGCATGATCTCCGGGCATGGGATCGGCACTTCGGATCCGCCGGATTCGGCTTGGGTCTGGAAACCCGCCTGGCTCACGTCGTGGCCCTTGATCTGCAATGGCGATGGGCCTATCGATTCGAGGACCGGGAATGGCGCTCCGATTTCACGTTCATCGACTCAATACCGTAA
- a CDS encoding geranylgeranylglyceryl/heptaprenylglyceryl phosphate synthase produces the protein MTIFNHLKDVSVRRGSAFIVLLDPDKFRGNELGTRVEACTRAGVDAFFVGGSLVHAPVVDAFVRQLKSFTELPAIGFPGAVSQLTPAYDALLYLSIVSGRNPEYLFGQHVHAAPLIRQMKLETIPTAYMLVESGLLTTAQYMNQSLPLPRSKPDVAAATALAAEMMGMQLMYTDGGSGAEHPVPTEMIQAIREVCTSPIVVGGGLRTPVSVRERVDAGAGFIVVGNAIEDDGASSYIAEMAAAAHTKG, from the coding sequence ATGACCATATTCAATCACCTGAAAGACGTTTCGGTACGGCGCGGATCGGCGTTCATTGTCCTCCTGGACCCTGACAAGTTCCGTGGTAATGAGCTGGGCACTCGGGTTGAGGCGTGCACGCGGGCTGGAGTAGACGCGTTTTTTGTCGGGGGAAGCCTTGTTCACGCACCGGTCGTGGACGCGTTCGTGCGTCAGCTGAAAAGCTTCACGGAACTGCCGGCCATCGGGTTTCCGGGTGCCGTTTCACAACTGACGCCGGCCTACGATGCGCTGCTGTACCTGTCCATTGTCAGCGGACGGAATCCGGAATACCTGTTCGGTCAGCACGTCCACGCCGCACCGCTCATTCGCCAGATGAAGCTGGAAACCATTCCAACGGCATACATGCTGGTGGAAAGCGGCCTACTGACCACGGCCCAATACATGAATCAGTCGTTGCCGTTGCCCCGATCCAAACCGGACGTAGCCGCGGCAACCGCGCTGGCTGCTGAAATGATGGGCATGCAACTCATGTACACCGATGGGGGATCGGGAGCGGAACATCCGGTCCCCACGGAAATGATCCAGGCCATCAGGGAAGTTTGCACTTCACCGATCGTAGTGGGCGGCGGACTCCGCACTCCGGTTTCCGTTCGGGAAAGGGTGGATGCCGGCGCGGGTTTCATTGTCGTAGGCAACGCCATAGAAGATGATGGCGCGTCTTCCTACATCGCCGAAATGGCCGCCGCAGCGCATACGAAAGGATGA
- the alaS gene encoding alanine--tRNA ligase produces the protein MKTAAEIRAEFLSFFEEKQHTIVPSDSLVPGNDPTLMFTNAGMNQFKDVFLGEGSRSYVRAADTQKCLRVSGKHNDLDEVGYDTYHHTFFEMLGNWSFGDYFKKEAIQWAWELLVTRWGLDPGRLYVTVHEGDAVLGLEPDEEAAELWKTVTGISPDHVLYCGSKDNFWMMGDTGPCGPCSEIHIDLRTDDERARTPGASLVNMDDPRVMEIWNLVFIQYNAQSDGSLKPLKAKHVDTGMGFERVVAVLQQKTSNYDTDLFLPILDDLAKRAPVQGLDTYVSASMLEDGARLQIALRVMADHVRTIGFAVADGVMPSNAGRGYVIRRILRRAVRYGYQTLGFREPVLCHVLDSVEAVMGTAFPELVKQRDYIRRVVRAEEESFLETLGTGIQYFELVAPAVASIREHGAQKARTDILEERALQELLEPAYGHSGTRTERTDRFVADAEGGRIPGAIAFLLHDTYGFPIDLTQLMAREAGLDVDMEAYETHMTEQKERARSASSFKVDMSGDDDWVRVSSGASSVFTGYGTLEESGAAIRSMRTVAGTEGQQVHQVILDRTPFYAESGGQVGDTGTLDVGGDVLRVLDTRKAAEQIVHFVDRLPGEPREPVIARVDADRRSRIAKHHSVTHLLHAALKERLGDHVAQKGSLVAPDHLRFDFSHFERMSDEDLTWVERRVNEVIQQNIKRGEDRDVPIAQALERGATALFGEKYGETVRIITFDRAWSVELCGGTHVDATGDIGLFRFRNEGSVAAGVRRVEAVAGMDALRWMTEELEELQRVRDRFKALQRPVHEEVAALQDRTRQLERDLEQLQVSGLHTQAMTMVGNATEVDGVRVISGQLPDSGMEALRSVAESLREELGGGTVTVFGTKDATEEKVYLACSVSDDVIARGIQAGKLVGTLARMVGGGGGGRPGFATAGGKNPEALEFALVAVATEVRTLLKS, from the coding sequence GTGAAGACCGCCGCCGAAATCCGGGCCGAATTCCTTTCGTTTTTCGAAGAGAAACAGCACACCATCGTTCCCAGCGATTCCCTTGTTCCGGGTAATGACCCCACGCTCATGTTCACGAATGCGGGAATGAACCAGTTCAAGGATGTTTTCCTGGGAGAAGGATCACGGTCCTACGTGCGGGCGGCCGACACGCAGAAATGTCTTCGGGTTTCCGGCAAACACAACGACCTGGACGAAGTGGGGTATGACACCTACCATCACACCTTCTTCGAGATGCTCGGTAACTGGAGCTTCGGCGACTACTTCAAGAAGGAAGCCATCCAGTGGGCTTGGGAATTGTTGGTCACGCGCTGGGGACTTGACCCGGGGCGCCTGTATGTGACCGTCCATGAAGGCGATGCGGTGCTGGGATTGGAGCCCGATGAAGAGGCGGCGGAATTGTGGAAGACTGTCACAGGGATTTCCCCGGACCACGTCCTTTACTGTGGCTCGAAGGACAATTTCTGGATGATGGGAGATACCGGTCCGTGCGGACCGTGCTCGGAGATCCACATCGATCTCCGTACCGATGATGAACGTGCCCGTACTCCCGGGGCTTCGCTGGTGAACATGGATGATCCCAGGGTCATGGAAATCTGGAACCTGGTGTTCATCCAGTACAATGCACAATCCGACGGTTCGCTCAAACCGCTGAAGGCGAAGCATGTGGACACCGGCATGGGCTTTGAACGTGTGGTCGCTGTTCTTCAGCAGAAAACGAGCAATTACGACACGGACTTGTTCCTTCCCATCCTTGACGATCTGGCAAAGCGGGCGCCCGTTCAAGGACTGGATACCTATGTGTCCGCGAGCATGTTGGAAGACGGGGCTCGCTTGCAGATTGCGTTGCGTGTCATGGCGGACCATGTGCGTACCATCGGATTTGCGGTAGCCGATGGCGTCATGCCGTCCAATGCCGGACGGGGATATGTCATCCGAAGGATTCTGAGACGTGCCGTCCGCTATGGATATCAGACGCTGGGATTCCGTGAACCCGTACTGTGCCATGTCCTGGATTCCGTAGAGGCTGTCATGGGGACCGCATTCCCGGAATTGGTCAAGCAGCGGGATTATATCCGGCGGGTCGTCCGGGCAGAGGAGGAGAGTTTCCTGGAAACGCTGGGCACCGGTATCCAGTACTTTGAACTCGTGGCACCAGCCGTGGCAAGCATCCGTGAACATGGAGCACAGAAGGCCCGCACAGACATCCTCGAGGAACGCGCTCTCCAAGAGTTGCTGGAGCCGGCCTATGGCCATTCCGGCACGCGGACGGAGCGTACGGATCGGTTCGTTGCGGATGCTGAAGGAGGGCGGATTCCGGGGGCAATCGCCTTCCTGCTTCACGACACCTACGGCTTCCCGATCGACCTTACCCAGCTCATGGCCCGTGAGGCCGGGTTGGACGTGGACATGGAGGCATACGAGACGCACATGACGGAGCAGAAGGAGCGGGCGCGCTCGGCATCCTCCTTCAAGGTCGATATGAGCGGGGACGACGATTGGGTCCGCGTGAGTAGCGGTGCCTCATCCGTGTTCACCGGGTATGGCACCTTGGAAGAATCGGGTGCAGCCATCCGGAGCATGCGTACGGTTGCCGGCACGGAAGGACAGCAGGTACACCAGGTCATCCTGGACAGGACTCCGTTCTATGCGGAATCGGGAGGCCAGGTGGGGGACACGGGAACGCTGGATGTGGGTGGGGATGTGCTTCGGGTCCTGGATACCCGGAAGGCCGCAGAACAGATTGTCCATTTCGTGGATCGGCTGCCGGGTGAGCCCCGGGAACCGGTCATCGCCCGGGTGGACGCCGATCGCAGGTCGCGAATTGCCAAGCACCACTCCGTGACCCATCTGTTGCATGCTGCGCTGAAAGAACGACTTGGTGATCATGTTGCCCAGAAGGGGTCGCTCGTGGCTCCCGATCATCTGCGTTTTGATTTTTCGCATTTCGAGCGGATGTCAGACGAGGATCTGACATGGGTCGAACGCCGCGTGAACGAGGTCATCCAACAGAATATCAAGCGAGGGGAGGACAGGGACGTGCCTATCGCCCAGGCCCTGGAACGTGGAGCCACGGCCTTGTTCGGAGAGAAGTACGGGGAAACGGTACGAATCATTACGTTTGACCGCGCATGGTCGGTGGAGCTGTGTGGTGGAACGCATGTGGATGCTACAGGCGATATCGGGCTGTTCCGGTTCCGCAACGAAGGCAGTGTGGCCGCGGGCGTCCGTAGGGTGGAAGCCGTAGCCGGGATGGATGCGCTCAGGTGGATGACGGAGGAATTGGAGGAATTGCAACGCGTGCGCGACCGATTCAAAGCGCTCCAGCGCCCGGTACACGAAGAAGTTGCCGCCCTGCAGGATCGAACCCGGCAATTGGAGCGGGATCTGGAGCAGCTGCAGGTATCGGGATTGCACACGCAGGCCATGACTATGGTGGGAAATGCCACCGAGGTGGATGGCGTGCGTGTCATCTCCGGACAGTTGCCCGACTCCGGAATGGAGGCGCTTCGTTCCGTTGCCGAATCCCTTCGCGAAGAACTCGGTGGGGGTACGGTAACGGTATTCGGCACGAAGGATGCCACGGAAGAGAAGGTCTATCTGGCCTGCTCGGTATCCGATGACGTGATTGCCCGTGGCATACAGGCCGGCAAACTTGTCGGCACGCTCGCCAGGATGGTAGGAGGCGGGGGAGGAGGACGACCGGGATTTGCCACCGCCGGTGGCAAGAATCCGGAGGCTCTGGAATTTGCTCTTGTCGCCGTGGCGACGGAAGTGCGCACATTGTTGAAATCATGA
- a CDS encoding DUF4097 family beta strand repeat-containing protein: protein MPFIATLLLILVPFLEGPAQNLSSDVMIDRSFDVRPGGVLDMDVNHSDLLVKTSDNQTARVLVRLDGRDMSKARDWFERMDFQVFESPNGIVIRAEQPERSWNSRKTGGAKIGIEVHLPRNFDIVARTSHGDVAIGDLNGRLELVTSHGDVELGRLEGPIMDVQSSHGDIGIGWMSANTISLRTSHADIEAVDLKARTIEARTSHGNVELERTDGDLSIRTSHGRIHVALAQHADADLRTSHGDIEIDTRKDLDARLDLKGARARISSSLVFDGEVGEDRVQGRVGRGTNHITANTSHGSVILKTAW, encoded by the coding sequence ATGCCCTTCATAGCCACCCTTCTGCTCATACTTGTCCCCTTCCTGGAAGGCCCTGCCCAGAACCTGTCTTCGGACGTCATGATTGACCGTAGCTTCGACGTGCGTCCCGGAGGCGTACTCGACATGGATGTGAACCACAGCGACCTCCTGGTAAAGACGTCCGACAATCAAACGGCCCGGGTTCTGGTCCGTCTTGACGGCCGCGACATGTCAAAGGCACGCGATTGGTTCGAGCGCATGGATTTCCAGGTATTTGAATCACCCAATGGCATTGTCATCCGTGCCGAACAACCGGAGCGCAGCTGGAACTCCAGGAAAACCGGTGGCGCGAAAATCGGAATCGAAGTCCATCTTCCGAGGAATTTCGACATCGTTGCCCGGACATCCCATGGGGATGTTGCCATTGGTGACCTCAATGGACGTCTGGAACTGGTGACGTCCCATGGGGATGTGGAACTGGGGCGTCTCGAAGGCCCCATCATGGATGTGCAGTCGTCCCATGGCGACATCGGGATCGGCTGGATGAGTGCAAACACCATCAGCCTTCGAACCAGCCATGCCGACATCGAGGCCGTCGACCTGAAAGCCCGAACCATCGAAGCGCGTACCAGTCACGGCAACGTAGAACTGGAACGAACGGATGGTGATCTCAGCATCCGGACGTCCCATGGTCGCATACATGTCGCCTTGGCACAACATGCCGACGCCGACTTGCGGACAAGTCACGGTGACATCGAGATCGATACCCGGAAGGACCTGGATGCCCGGTTGGACCTGAAGGGAGCACGCGCGCGCATATCCTCTTCCCTGGTCTTTGACGGTGAAGTCGGCGAAGATCGGGTCCAGGGACGCGTCGGTCGAGGGACGAACCACATTACCGCGAACACGTCCCACGGATCGGTCATACTCAAGACCGCGTGGTAA
- a CDS encoding thioredoxin domain-containing protein: protein MAGYAALVHERGDVRPGLLSPAGNRLGASASPYLRQHAHQAIEWHEWGSRALALARERDVPLFISIGYATCHWCHVMSRETFDNEEVTRRLNAGFVSIKIDRQERPDLDHYYMTACMVMGRQGGWPLTVIAFPDGRPFYTATYLPPYSTSGRAGLLDVLDRVGQLWSTRRDALRTSAAEVHAGLQPASASLEEQKAEVSPGAGDRLVQRALEDLTASFDPVNGGFGGAPKFPTFQHLRFLLRLGPRPAAMVSDTLERMLNGGIHDHVGGGLHRYSTDAHWHEPHFEKMLHDQAGLLRTLSERHAASGSAHTVDRIGRLMDFLESAFLTPEGLFYAALDADSDGQEGLFYTWSKEELTSVLSPSDAAFAAEQLGVGPTGRHVLDRNRSRGPDPGNGAPSSRLTDILAILAEARDLRTAPFRDENILVDWNGMLLGALAAAARFVPSERALGLAERLGAALWTRFHGGAVLHHRAFMAETGIEAQLDDYAWLIDGYLELAQVSGKVSWLEKASRLTKEAVERLWDSDAGTFMMSASDQMPVRLPKWHDEAYESGSAIMFRNLAVLQSLSPDPSLDVIRATLERTLLRVAATAPSGFTGFLSVLVEERGGRGTLTVPATGTVHKDAKALFAPHLFLLHGELTKWNAEAVHSELPEGTVQVCRNRTCDRPTRSVHAYRLPPFTTRS from the coding sequence TTGGCTGGGTACGCAGCGCTTGTTCATGAACGCGGTGATGTTCGCCCCGGTCTATTGAGTCCGGCCGGTAACAGACTTGGTGCGTCGGCCAGTCCGTACCTGCGGCAGCATGCCCATCAGGCCATCGAATGGCACGAGTGGGGTTCCAGGGCGCTGGCGCTTGCGCGCGAACGCGATGTTCCGTTGTTCATTTCCATCGGATACGCAACGTGCCATTGGTGTCACGTCATGTCCCGGGAGACCTTCGACAACGAGGAGGTGACCCGACGGCTCAACGCCGGATTCGTGTCCATCAAGATTGACCGGCAGGAACGCCCCGACCTGGACCACTACTACATGACAGCCTGTATGGTAATGGGCAGGCAGGGCGGGTGGCCTTTGACGGTGATCGCCTTTCCGGACGGCCGGCCGTTCTATACGGCGACCTATCTGCCTCCGTATTCAACATCGGGACGGGCGGGGCTCCTGGATGTCCTGGACAGGGTAGGGCAGCTGTGGTCCACCCGTCGAGATGCACTCCGGACGTCGGCTGCTGAGGTCCATGCCGGGTTGCAACCGGCCTCCGCTTCGCTGGAGGAACAGAAGGCGGAAGTGTCGCCCGGAGCGGGTGACCGCCTTGTGCAACGCGCACTTGAGGACCTGACCGCATCGTTCGATCCAGTAAACGGCGGGTTCGGCGGGGCACCCAAGTTCCCGACATTCCAACACCTCCGGTTCCTGCTCCGCTTGGGCCCGCGTCCGGCGGCCATGGTGTCGGACACTCTTGAGCGGATGTTGAATGGCGGTATCCATGATCATGTTGGAGGGGGGTTACACAGGTATTCCACCGACGCCCATTGGCACGAGCCGCATTTCGAGAAAATGCTCCATGACCAGGCGGGGTTGCTTCGAACCCTTTCGGAGCGACACGCGGCGTCGGGTTCAGCGCACACGGTTGACCGGATCGGTCGACTCATGGATTTCCTGGAGTCCGCGTTCCTGACACCTGAAGGCTTGTTCTACGCGGCCCTGGATGCTGACAGTGACGGTCAAGAAGGCCTCTTCTACACGTGGTCGAAGGAGGAATTGACTTCGGTCCTGTCTCCGTCGGATGCAGCATTCGCGGCGGAACAGTTGGGTGTGGGGCCGACGGGTCGTCATGTCCTGGACAGGAATCGTTCCCGTGGACCGGATCCCGGGAATGGTGCCCCCTCAAGCAGGTTGACGGACATCCTGGCCATACTGGCGGAGGCACGGGACTTGCGGACGGCACCATTCCGGGACGAGAACATCCTCGTCGACTGGAACGGGATGCTTCTGGGTGCGCTTGCGGCGGCCGCCCGCTTCGTTCCGTCCGAACGAGCCCTGGGCTTGGCCGAACGGCTCGGCGCAGCGTTGTGGACACGCTTCCACGGAGGGGCCGTCCTCCATCATCGTGCATTCATGGCTGAGACCGGAATCGAGGCCCAGTTGGATGATTATGCCTGGCTCATTGACGGCTATCTGGAATTGGCCCAGGTATCCGGGAAGGTGTCGTGGCTCGAGAAAGCCAGCAGGCTCACAAAGGAGGCCGTTGAACGCTTGTGGGATAGCGATGCGGGTACGTTCATGATGTCGGCATCGGACCAGATGCCGGTCCGGCTTCCGAAATGGCATGATGAAGCCTACGAGTCTGGCAGTGCCATCATGTTCCGGAATCTTGCCGTGCTGCAGTCCTTGTCCCCGGATCCTTCCCTGGATGTGATCAGGGCGACGCTGGAACGGACACTGCTGCGCGTGGCAGCGACGGCACCTTCCGGCTTCACCGGATTCCTGTCCGTACTGGTCGAGGAACGGGGCGGACGCGGGACGCTCACGGTTCCCGCTACGGGAACCGTCCACAAGGATGCCAAGGCCCTGTTTGCTCCTCACCTGTTCCTGCTGCATGGGGAATTGACGAAATGGAATGCCGAAGCAGTCCATTCGGAGTTACCCGAAGGCACGGTGCAGGTGTGTCGGAACCGGACGTGCGACCGTCCCACACGGAGCGTACATGCGTACCGATTGCCGCCCTTTACCACGCGGTCTTGA